One part of the Sphingobacterium sp. LZ7M1 genome encodes these proteins:
- a CDS encoding DNA alkylation repair protein, producing MNDLLLDIRQTLMDNVDKTTSDSMARFFKEGEGATRYGVPIEIVRKIGKEVYQDIKKKPKQEIFTLCDELWKSKIFEEAYIACIITKSIRKHYEAEDMKVYENWVNLYVNNWSDCDTLCCTTIGYNLIQFPENVKMLKTWAKSKNRWTKRAAAVSLVVPGKRGYYLADVFQIADILMMDPDDMVQKGYGWMLKETSKAYEKEVFDYVMRHKARMPRTALRYAIEKMPDDLKAAAMKKD from the coding sequence ATGAATGATCTTTTGCTTGATATCCGGCAAACCCTAATGGACAATGTCGATAAAACCACTTCTGACTCCATGGCTCGTTTTTTTAAAGAAGGAGAAGGTGCAACGCGCTATGGCGTGCCCATTGAAATTGTTCGAAAGATAGGCAAGGAGGTTTATCAGGATATCAAAAAGAAGCCAAAACAGGAGATCTTTACCTTATGTGATGAACTTTGGAAATCCAAGATCTTTGAAGAAGCCTATATTGCATGTATCATCACTAAATCCATTCGTAAACATTATGAGGCGGAAGACATGAAGGTCTATGAAAACTGGGTCAATCTATATGTCAACAATTGGTCGGATTGTGATACGCTTTGCTGTACGACCATTGGCTATAATCTGATTCAATTTCCAGAAAATGTAAAAATGCTGAAGACCTGGGCAAAGTCCAAAAATCGCTGGACCAAGCGTGCCGCAGCGGTTAGTTTAGTGGTTCCTGGTAAGAGAGGCTATTACTTGGCTGATGTTTTTCAGATTGCTGATATCCTCATGATGGATCCTGATGATATGGTGCAGAAAGGCTATGGCTGGATGTTGAAAGAAACCAGCAAAGCCTATGAAAAAGAGGTTTTCGACTATGTAATGAGGCACAAGGCAAGGATGCCAAGGACTGCCCTGCGCTATGCCATTGAGAAAATGCCGGATGACCTTAAGGCTGCGGCCATGAAAAAAGACTAA
- a CDS encoding enolase C-terminal domain-like protein yields MKRRTFINSLGIGFASSLLLNSNGYGSPLADLFELAADERELAEHKIDSIVFSKVKLNYPRLVGKNARLDLHGHGPELDICCLRTDQGAMGWASLRGSKKDAEQLIPELVGKKISDLFTPKAGTLSEKHIVFDMALHDLAGVILQKPVYALLGKKDPFITKYYSGMIYFDDLEPKDQPAGIDKILEECRFDYGVGYRQFKLKIGRGHKWMPKADGMQRDIEVTKAVATAFPDCEILVDGNNGFTSDEFIQYLKGIAGIKLFWIEEPFHETVEDYKKLREFVQQEKLDTLLADGEADPDQVFLKKLFEQKLLDVQLTDIEGLGFTNWRRMMPELVKTGTLASPHAWGSLLKTNYTAHLAGGLGNTVTIEGVTSSSDDMDLTAYAVKDGKLIPPDLPGFGMQLLKTI; encoded by the coding sequence ATGAAAAGAAGAACCTTTATCAACTCCTTAGGTATTGGCTTTGCCTCTTCCCTACTCTTAAATTCCAATGGATATGGTAGTCCTTTGGCGGATCTATTCGAATTGGCAGCAGACGAAAGGGAACTTGCCGAACATAAAATAGATAGTATAGTATTTTCAAAAGTAAAACTAAACTATCCTAGACTGGTTGGAAAAAATGCCAGGCTAGACCTTCATGGCCATGGACCTGAGCTGGACATCTGTTGTTTAAGAACGGATCAAGGTGCAATGGGTTGGGCGTCCCTCCGAGGATCAAAAAAAGATGCCGAACAGTTGATCCCTGAGTTAGTTGGTAAAAAAATATCGGATCTCTTTACCCCAAAAGCTGGGACACTTTCTGAAAAACATATCGTTTTTGACATGGCCTTACATGATTTGGCAGGTGTCATCCTTCAAAAGCCAGTATATGCTCTATTAGGCAAAAAGGACCCCTTTATTACCAAGTATTATAGCGGCATGATCTATTTTGACGATCTAGAACCTAAGGATCAGCCCGCCGGAATTGATAAAATTCTGGAGGAGTGCCGATTTGATTACGGAGTGGGTTACAGACAGTTTAAATTAAAAATAGGTCGTGGTCATAAATGGATGCCGAAAGCCGATGGTATGCAAAGGGATATTGAAGTTACAAAGGCCGTTGCTACTGCATTTCCAGATTGTGAGATCTTGGTGGATGGAAACAATGGATTTACAAGTGATGAGTTTATCCAATATTTAAAAGGGATTGCTGGGATTAAGCTTTTCTGGATTGAAGAGCCTTTCCATGAAACAGTAGAAGACTATAAAAAGCTTCGGGAATTTGTCCAACAGGAAAAGTTGGACACTTTGTTGGCCGATGGTGAAGCGGATCCAGACCAAGTGTTCCTCAAGAAACTCTTTGAACAGAAGCTCTTGGACGTGCAATTAACTGATATCGAAGGTCTGGGCTTTACTAATTGGAGAAGGATGATGCCTGAACTGGTCAAGACCGGCACCCTCGCCTCTCCGCATGCTTGGGGCTCATTACTGAAAACGAATTATACGGCGCATTTGGCTGGTGGCCTGGGAAATACCGTCACTATTGAAGGAGTAACAAGCAGTTCAGACGATATGGACCTCACAGCCTACGCGGTAAAAGATGGAAAATTAATTCCGCCTGACCTACCGGGTTTTGGAATGCAGTTATTGAAGACCATATAG
- a CDS encoding DUF1080 domain-containing protein yields the protein MKKVVIPILFACLLFSGCKSNLSQKGNADWKPLFNGKDIDDWFVKIHHHEVGENFGNTFRVEDGIIKIRYDQYGDFNDQFGHLYYKTPFSYYHLKFEYKFAGELQRGAPEYTLLNSGIMFHSQDPRGMLKEQDWPISVEMQLLAGLGDGKPRPTGNMCSPGTNVVYQGKIAESHCLNSTSKTYDKHQWVKGELIVYGDSLIQHIIEGDTVLQYSKPQIGGGTANGYDPKIKIDGKLLSSGFIALQSEGQPVDFRNIYIKDLSKPF from the coding sequence ATGAAAAAAGTTGTTATTCCTATTCTGTTTGCATGTTTATTGTTTTCTGGCTGTAAGAGCAATTTATCCCAAAAGGGAAATGCTGATTGGAAACCCTTGTTTAATGGGAAGGATATCGATGATTGGTTTGTCAAGATCCATCATCATGAGGTAGGTGAGAATTTTGGAAATACCTTTCGTGTGGAAGATGGTATCATCAAGATCAGGTATGATCAATACGGCGATTTCAACGATCAGTTTGGCCACCTGTATTATAAGACCCCGTTTTCCTATTATCACCTGAAATTTGAATATAAGTTTGCTGGTGAACTTCAACGTGGGGCACCGGAATATACCTTATTAAACTCTGGCATAATGTTCCATTCTCAAGATCCTCGTGGGATGCTAAAAGAACAGGATTGGCCTATTTCCGTCGAAATGCAATTACTTGCCGGACTTGGTGACGGCAAACCTAGACCGACGGGTAATATGTGTTCTCCAGGGACCAATGTGGTTTACCAAGGTAAGATTGCCGAATCACACTGTTTGAATTCGACGTCTAAGACCTATGATAAACACCAGTGGGTCAAAGGAGAATTGATCGTTTATGGAGACTCACTGATCCAGCATATTATTGAAGGCGATACTGTGCTGCAATATTCTAAACCGCAGATCGGGGGTGGTACTGCAAATGGTTATGATCCGAAAATTAAGATTGACGGCAAACTATTGAGCAGTGGTTTTATTGCTTTGCAGAGTGAAGGACAGCCGGTAGATTTCAGGAATATTTATATCAAAGATCTTTCGAAGCCCTTTTAA
- a CDS encoding GT-D fold domain-containing glycosyltransferase, giving the protein MNILHKLLNKIDWKLNVSRSSKELQNNKLQVLTFDESLDYLIDSKCSLSRFGDGEFTLMLNGEFLCPRNVSLKHQEADPNLKKRLLEILKDRRTDQYNLKIAVPRTLVDLDNNKLTDSSIGFWQHYLHELFYKISSFLRKDYTYLNAQISRFYLDDRNKDQEDIEKRITHWKRLWEDQDLLIIEGKGSNLGKGQGFYDNAKSIERIECPNSNSFKHYNEILSAAKKYGSNKLIILALGPTSAVLGYDLAKEGFRALDLGYLELEYHFFLTKATEDSSIAGIKIGTVESIQNDPFPATQEDYEESAVVFRI; this is encoded by the coding sequence ATGAACATCCTTCATAAGCTATTGAACAAGATAGATTGGAAACTCAATGTTTCCAGGTCCAGCAAAGAACTTCAGAACAACAAACTGCAGGTACTGACCTTTGATGAAAGCCTTGACTATTTGATTGATTCCAAATGTTCATTATCCAGATTTGGGGATGGAGAATTTACCTTGATGCTGAATGGAGAGTTCCTGTGTCCAAGGAACGTCTCATTAAAACATCAGGAAGCAGACCCTAATCTCAAAAAGAGGTTGCTGGAAATTCTGAAGGATAGAAGGACCGATCAATACAATTTAAAAATTGCAGTTCCTCGAACCTTAGTAGACCTAGATAACAACAAGTTGACAGATTCTTCAATAGGGTTTTGGCAACATTATTTACACGAGTTATTCTACAAAATATCATCGTTTCTGAGGAAGGATTACACTTACCTCAATGCGCAGATCAGTAGGTTCTATCTTGATGACAGAAACAAGGATCAAGAGGACATTGAAAAAAGGATAACGCATTGGAAAAGACTTTGGGAAGATCAGGATTTATTAATAATCGAGGGCAAAGGCAGCAATCTAGGCAAGGGACAAGGCTTTTATGACAATGCTAAAAGCATAGAAAGGATTGAATGCCCGAATAGCAACAGCTTTAAGCATTATAATGAAATCTTATCGGCAGCAAAAAAATACGGATCCAATAAATTAATCATTCTCGCCCTAGGACCAACCTCGGCGGTATTAGGATACGACCTGGCAAAGGAAGGGTTCAGAGCACTTGACTTGGGCTATCTAGAACTGGAATACCACTTCTTTCTAACGAAGGCTACAGAAGATAGCTCAATAGCAGGCATTAAAATCGGGACTGTAGAGAGTATCCAAAACGATCCTTTCCCGGCTACTCAAGAGGATTACGAGGAAAGCGCTGTTGTTTTTAGGATCTAA